In the genome of Oculatellaceae cyanobacterium, one region contains:
- a CDS encoding ATP-binding protein, which produces MPYTKLLVVEDEEIVAFDIESTLMALGYDVIAVVPSGEEAIQEAATNKPDLVLMDIRLKGSMDGIQAGSIIKQFNIPVVYLTAHADTATLQRAKITTPFGYLVKPFEEIALQTTIEIALSRHQAEEILRKSEAQLKQQAQELEQALTELQQTQSQLIQTEKIIQLSLAKEKELNELKASFISMISHDLRTPMTTIFGATELLEIIYSKYTGTKANKYIEQVKKAIHRMVELLDDVLLMSKASDRKLVCRPVSLDLTNFCLDLTKEEKLGAGRDNAISFTNHGQCTNVFADPSLLLPILRNLLANAIKYSPQGDTIQFEIDCQNNEAIFQIQDHGIGIPPKDLNKLFTSFHRATNVGNIPGTGLGLSIVKNCVNLHGGQIEVESEVGVGTKFRVRIPLNYQGAVDEKDIGD; this is translated from the coding sequence ATGCCCTATACCAAGCTTCTAGTTGTTGAAGATGAAGAAATTGTAGCTTTCGATATTGAAAGTACCCTGATGGCTCTAGGGTATGACGTTATTGCTGTCGTTCCCTCTGGAGAAGAAGCAATCCAAGAAGCTGCCACAAATAAGCCGGATCTCGTACTAATGGATATTAGGCTTAAAGGCAGTATGGATGGTATACAAGCGGGATCGATTATAAAGCAATTCAATATCCCAGTCGTGTATCTAACTGCCCATGCTGATACAGCAACCCTGCAACGAGCAAAAATCACCACCCCTTTTGGCTATCTGGTGAAACCGTTTGAGGAAATAGCACTACAGACAACTATTGAAATTGCGCTTTCCCGTCATCAAGCTGAAGAAATATTAAGGAAATCCGAAGCACAACTTAAGCAACAAGCACAAGAACTTGAGCAAGCATTAACAGAATTGCAACAAACTCAATCCCAACTGATTCAAACTGAAAAAATTATCCAGTTATCTTTAGCTAAAGAAAAAGAACTAAATGAACTAAAAGCTAGTTTCATTTCAATGATATCCCATGATTTGCGTACACCTATGACTACTATATTTGGTGCTACGGAACTTTTAGAAATAATTTACAGTAAATATACAGGAACGAAAGCGAATAAATATATTGAACAAGTAAAAAAAGCTATTCACCGAATGGTTGAATTACTAGACGATGTTCTGCTAATGAGTAAAGCGTCAGATAGAAAGTTAGTGTGTAGACCTGTATCTCTAGATCTAACAAATTTCTGTTTGGACTTGACAAAAGAAGAAAAATTAGGGGCAGGAAGAGATAATGCTATTAGCTTTACAAATCATGGTCAATGCACTAACGTTTTTGCAGATCCCAGTTTGCTATTGCCTATTTTAAGAAATTTGCTTGCCAATGCTATTAAATATTCGCCTCAAGGGGATACTATTCAATTTGAAATAGATTGTCAAAATAATGAGGCTATTTTTCAAATTCAAGATCACGGCATTGGCATTCCACCAAAAGATCTTAATAAGCTATTCACCTCATTTCACCGAGCTACGAATGTAGGTAATATTCCTGGCACAGGACTGGGACTATCAATTGTTAAAAACTGTGTGAACTTACATGGTGGTCAGATTGAAGTTGAAAGTGAAGTTGGAGTCGGTACAAAGTTTAGAGTTAGGATTCCATTAAATTATCAAGGAGCAGTAGATGAAAAAGATATTGGTGATTGA
- a CDS encoding transposase family protein has translation MVQWVLVVDSSEQARERPTDYSEQKKFYSGKKKNHTLKNQFIILPDGSEIVEVMIGKPGPSSDINMFRERLANFEASQKFKADKGYLGKNQIETPHKKRKNQKLSPKQEQENKEISTQRIVVEHIIRLVKIFRIAQHRFRLRPQHYDQVIQIVCGLVRLRIGALMLPM, from the coding sequence TTGGTACAATGGGTATTAGTAGTAGATAGCTCGGAACAAGCTAGAGAAAGACCTACCGACTATAGCGAGCAGAAAAAGTTCTATTCGGGAAAGAAGAAAAATCATACACTAAAAAACCAATTTATTATCTTACCGGATGGTTCAGAAATAGTCGAGGTAATGATAGGTAAACCTGGCCCAAGTAGTGATATTAATATGTTTAGAGAAAGATTGGCAAACTTTGAAGCTAGTCAGAAGTTTAAAGCTGATAAGGGTTATCTAGGAAAAAACCAAATTGAGACCCCACATAAAAAACGTAAAAATCAAAAATTAAGCCCTAAACAAGAGCAAGAAAACAAGGAAATCTCAACGCAACGGATTGTAGTTGAACATATTATTAGATTGGTGAAAATATTTCGGATAGCCCAGCACAGATTTAGGTTAAGACCACAACATTATGACCAAGTAATCCAGATAGTTTGTGGTTTAGTTAGGTTGAGGATTGGAGCCTTAATGCTACCAATGTAA
- a CDS encoding thermonuclease family protein: MTKVAILPVGKSVQLRTTDTDRYGRKVAEVRLTNGVFVQQVLAREGLALVYQQYLSSCPSTSVVQQAEAQAKQRRAGVWNDSKFVAPSKFRHSK, from the coding sequence ATGACGAAAGTGGCTATTTTACCTGTAGGTAAATCTGTTCAACTTAGAACTACTGACACCGATCGCTACGGTCGCAAAGTCGCTGAAGTCAGACTAACTAATGGTGTGTTTGTTCAACAAGTGTTAGCCCGTGAAGGTTTGGCACTGGTTTATCAACAGTATCTCAGCAGTTGCCCCAGTACTAGTGTTGTGCAGCAAGCAGAAGCACAAGCAAAACAGCGACGCGCAGGTGTGTGGAATGATTCAAAGTTTGTAGCGCCCTCGAAGTTTCGACACAGTAAGTAA
- a CDS encoding phage tail protein: protein MVCDGKSLEVSQYPDLFAVLEYLYGGENDKFNIPDYRGIFLRGVDSDATKDPDISKRTPPSQKEKNDGVGSRQEDALQIHKHEYARLSETTGGTESKAAMLVDGANTLTSAPQEPTRISEETRPKNVYVHYIIKYI from the coding sequence ATGGTGTGCGATGGAAAATCGCTCGAAGTATCTCAATATCCTGACCTCTTTGCTGTCCTTGAATACCTTTATGGAGGGGAGAATGACAAATTTAATATACCAGATTATAGAGGAATATTTCTGAGAGGCGTTGATAGTGATGCTACAAAAGATCCAGACATATCAAAGCGCACACCTCCTAGTCAGAAAGAAAAAAACGATGGAGTCGGATCGCGACAGGAAGATGCGCTACAAATTCATAAACATGAGTATGCACGTCTGAGCGAGACAACTGGAGGGACTGAGAGTAAAGCTGCAATGCTTGTAGATGGAGCCAACACTCTTACAAGTGCGCCGCAAGAACCGACGCGTATCAGTGAGGAAACCCGTCCCAAGAATGTCTATGTTCATTACATCATCAAATATATTTAA
- a CDS encoding NACHT domain-containing NTPase, which translates to MAKQTGRSLQLSAQRRQKADIALQKFASKRDFAANLGMSPTTVTNFFAGRPVKRREFHEICKKLKLDWKEVADLPEITESEPAEKFQDDSSDIGELVREVRSRCCDKIQHLYSKIQLLNRQQIDVDKLYVNVYVLEKLSSESHATIPDLLKDSNLGNSFERLGLGRRQKQSPGFEVAAQYPKLMILGKPGSGKSTFLRHLAVTCCKGEFQADHIPILIELRDIKDASRFDLVNKIHKEFGLANQAQTEQILNQGKVLILLDGLDEAPGQSKQDVQNHIYEFSQEYYKNRFILTCRTQTTEYTLPNFDYVEVANFKTEQVEIFAQNWFAALVETPEQGADLTVKFLGKLRLPKNKQTAELAVTPILLSLTCLVFNELKDLPAKRSDLYEKGINLLLKKWDKNRGVRRELGSEAYRKLSVGEKKKLLSYLATRKFEQEQYVLFEQGELQGYIAEYLGISTEDSEAVLDAVAAQHGLLIEQAGGIWSFSHLTFQEYFTAKWFCDRADWAGLATHVRKNHWREVFLLVAGLENTDDLLRLMKHHIDELVATDELQQLLMWVSEKSDSVEIPYKLEAVRAFYLAFTLDNPNPLTKILDTSLAHTLVSDLIRNVVDDINAERASALALDQSLIFELNLARIHALSGSGASKYTFEPELKRRLQKLNKTLKDQLPELIKDREGYKAWWKARGQAWTEELRAVMIKHRNIGHDWQFSTEQKAMLQQYYDANKLLADCLNSSFDVSADTRKEIEETLLLPFAEIEKRQQQIADE; encoded by the coding sequence ATGGCAAAACAAACAGGTCGTTCGCTTCAACTATCGGCACAAAGAAGACAGAAGGCGGACATAGCGCTACAAAAATTTGCTAGCAAACGGGATTTTGCAGCTAATCTGGGGATGTCTCCTACGACAGTGACGAATTTCTTTGCAGGTAGACCTGTTAAACGCAGAGAGTTTCATGAGATTTGTAAAAAGCTAAAGCTGGATTGGAAAGAGGTTGCTGATTTACCCGAAATAACTGAATCTGAACCAGCAGAGAAGTTTCAGGACGACAGTTCTGATATCGGTGAATTGGTGCGGGAGGTGCGATCGCGCTGTTGCGATAAAATCCAGCACTTGTACAGCAAAATCCAGTTGTTGAATCGCCAGCAGATTGATGTAGATAAGCTTTATGTAAATGTCTACGTGCTGGAAAAGCTTTCCAGCGAGTCTCATGCGACCATTCCCGATCTGCTGAAAGACTCAAACTTAGGCAATAGCTTTGAACGTTTGGGGTTGGGACGGCGGCAGAAGCAATCGCCCGGATTTGAAGTAGCCGCCCAGTATCCCAAACTGATGATATTGGGTAAACCAGGGTCAGGCAAAAGCACTTTCTTGCGACACCTAGCGGTTACCTGCTGCAAGGGTGAGTTTCAAGCTGACCACATCCCGATTTTAATTGAACTTAGAGACATCAAAGATGCCAGCCGTTTCGACTTAGTTAACAAAATCCATAAAGAGTTTGGATTGGCTAATCAAGCGCAGACAGAACAAATTCTAAATCAGGGTAAAGTCTTGATTTTGCTGGATGGTTTGGATGAAGCACCTGGTCAGTCAAAACAAGATGTTCAAAACCATATTTATGAGTTTTCCCAGGAGTATTACAAAAACCGCTTTATCCTCACCTGTCGGACTCAAACGACCGAGTACACCTTACCTAATTTCGATTACGTTGAGGTTGCTAATTTCAAAACAGAGCAAGTTGAAATATTTGCCCAAAACTGGTTTGCTGCATTAGTTGAAACGCCTGAACAAGGAGCAGATCTTACAGTAAAGTTTCTGGGCAAGCTGAGATTGCCTAAAAACAAACAAACTGCTGAACTGGCTGTTACACCCATTCTACTGAGTTTGACTTGCTTGGTTTTCAACGAGTTGAAAGACTTACCTGCTAAGCGTTCCGATTTATATGAAAAGGGAATCAATCTGCTGTTGAAAAAATGGGATAAAAATAGAGGAGTCAGGCGGGAATTAGGAAGTGAAGCCTACCGAAAGTTATCGGTTGGAGAAAAAAAGAAACTCCTAAGTTATCTGGCTACTCGTAAGTTTGAGCAAGAGCAATATGTATTGTTTGAGCAAGGCGAACTTCAGGGATACATTGCAGAATATCTGGGGATTTCAACCGAAGACAGTGAAGCAGTGCTGGATGCTGTAGCAGCACAGCATGGGTTATTGATTGAACAAGCGGGTGGGATTTGGTCATTTTCTCACCTGACGTTTCAAGAATATTTCACAGCGAAATGGTTTTGTGATCGCGCTGATTGGGCTGGTTTAGCTACACACGTTAGAAAAAACCACTGGCGTGAGGTCTTTTTGTTAGTAGCTGGATTGGAGAATACTGATGACTTGTTACGCTTAATGAAACATCATATTGATGAGCTTGTTGCTACCGATGAGTTGCAGCAGCTCCTGATGTGGGTAAGCGAGAAATCTGATTCAGTTGAGATTCCCTATAAACTAGAAGCTGTTCGAGCTTTTTATCTTGCTTTTACCCTTGACAACCCTAACCCTCTCACCAAAATACTTGACACTTCACTTGCTCATACTTTAGTAAGTGACCTAATTCGGAATGTTGTCGATGACATCAACGCTGAGCGTGCCAGTGCTCTTGCCCTTGATCAGAGCCTTATCTTTGAGCTTAACTTGGCACGTATTCATGCCCTTAGCGGTTCAGGTGCCAGTAAATATACGTTTGAGCCTGAACTCAAGCGAAGGCTTCAAAAACTCAACAAAACGCTCAAAGACCAACTACCTGAACTAATTAAAGACAGAGAAGGATATAAAGCTTGGTGGAAAGCAAGAGGTCAGGCTTGGACTGAGGAATTAAGAGCAGTGATGATTAAGCATCGCAATATCGGTCATGATTGGCAGTTCAGCACTGAGCAAAAAGCAATGCTTCAGCAGTATTACGATGCCAATAAGTTGCTAGCAGATTGCCTGAATAGCAGTTTTGATGTAAGCGCTGATACCAGGAAGGAGATTGAGGAGACGTTATTGTTGCCTTTTGCAGAGATTGAAAAGCGTCAGCAGCAGATAGCAGATGAATAA
- a CDS encoding helix-turn-helix domain-containing protein produces MPVKGFLKAEQKGTLQKAVKESDCALVRERALMLLLMNDGKTYAEISEFLGCGMRTVVQDIKRGKAGPFVACINNS; encoded by the coding sequence ATGCCAGTCAAAGGGTTTCTGAAAGCTGAACAGAAAGGAACTTTACAAAAAGCTGTAAAAGAAAGTGATTGTGCATTGGTCAGAGAAAGAGCATTAATGTTGCTATTGATGAACGATGGTAAGACCTATGCCGAAATAAGTGAGTTTTTGGGATGTGGGATGAGGACAGTTGTCCAAGATATAAAGCGTGGAAAAGCTGGGCCATTTGTAGCTTGTATAAACAATTCCTGA
- a CDS encoding AAA family ATPase — translation MTNQPPQRRDYDAMLGKQNSPHGVLVSQLDLMIRARYPLLYIVAAEEEPVEEVLQRVAEHSTPKRQLLMWDIVRGWNDNGDGKGSVMAALNRIAKASDGMMFVMRDLHPILKTPHSKENAPVIRELKNLTRELKRCRKTLILTSHALELPAELAEEVTVIDFPLPDVPEINYLIEQLVVPEKLKVVGLAREQLVKACQGLSRARIQRVLASALAAKQQVDESDIDRVLAQKQQAIRQTGILEFFTTRESLKSVGGLENLKRWVRMRSDGFTEEARSYGIPNPKGVLLVGIQGTGKSLSAKTIASEWRLPLLRLDSGRLFGGIVGESESRVRQMIQLAEAMAPCVLWIDEIDKAFGNISSGVDGDSGTSRRVFGSLITWMQEKTSPVFIVATANNVQILPAELLRKGRFDEIFFLNLPTEVERQEIFKVHLQRLRPSRLRDFDLAFLAKSASEFSGAEIEQVIIDAMHRAFGLVENGQRRDFMTEDILHSIRETVPLAAIARHQIEELKRWAAQAGARTASIDSQLVEELKQFTQQRGISPLEVD, via the coding sequence ATGACAAACCAACCACCTCAACGGAGAGATTACGATGCCATGCTAGGCAAGCAGAATAGCCCGCATGGAGTGTTGGTATCGCAGCTAGATTTGATGATCAGAGCGCGTTACCCACTACTTTATATTGTTGCTGCTGAAGAAGAACCAGTTGAGGAAGTTTTGCAGCGTGTGGCTGAACACTCAACGCCAAAACGTCAATTGTTGATGTGGGATATTGTGCGGGGCTGGAATGATAATGGCGATGGTAAAGGCTCTGTGATGGCAGCCTTAAATCGTATTGCTAAGGCTTCTGATGGAATGATGTTTGTGATGCGAGATTTGCACCCCATCTTAAAAACTCCGCATAGTAAAGAAAATGCGCCTGTAATAAGAGAATTAAAAAATCTCACACGGGAACTCAAACGCTGTCGTAAAACGTTGATTTTAACCAGTCACGCTTTAGAATTGCCAGCCGAATTAGCAGAAGAAGTAACGGTAATTGACTTTCCGCTACCGGATGTACCAGAGATTAACTATTTAATTGAGCAGTTAGTTGTACCAGAGAAGCTTAAGGTAGTTGGATTAGCACGGGAGCAATTGGTAAAAGCTTGTCAGGGTTTGAGTCGAGCTAGAATTCAACGGGTATTAGCATCTGCACTAGCGGCAAAACAGCAGGTGGATGAGTCAGACATTGATAGAGTACTAGCTCAAAAACAACAAGCGATTCGTCAAACGGGAATTTTGGAGTTTTTCACGACGCGGGAATCTCTCAAAAGTGTAGGTGGGTTAGAGAATCTCAAGCGGTGGGTACGGATGCGCTCTGATGGGTTTACTGAGGAAGCAAGAAGCTATGGTATCCCTAACCCCAAGGGTGTGCTCCTGGTGGGGATTCAAGGTACAGGTAAATCTCTTTCAGCGAAGACGATTGCTTCAGAGTGGCGACTACCTCTGCTGCGTTTAGATTCAGGGCGTTTGTTTGGCGGTATTGTTGGGGAAAGTGAAAGCCGAGTGCGCCAAATGATTCAATTGGCTGAAGCAATGGCTCCCTGTGTGTTGTGGATTGATGAGATTGATAAGGCGTTTGGTAATATCTCCAGTGGGGTAGATGGAGATTCGGGAACTTCGCGGCGTGTATTTGGCAGTTTAATTACTTGGATGCAGGAGAAAACCAGCCCTGTTTTTATTGTGGCTACAGCCAATAATGTGCAGATATTACCTGCGGAATTGTTACGCAAGGGGAGATTTGATGAAATATTCTTTTTAAACCTGCCTACTGAAGTAGAGCGTCAGGAAATATTTAAGGTACATTTGCAACGCTTACGCCCTAGTCGTCTGCGAGATTTTGACTTAGCTTTCTTAGCTAAAAGTGCATCAGAATTTAGTGGTGCAGAAATTGAACAGGTGATTATAGATGCTATGCACCGAGCCTTTGGACTCGTAGAAAATGGTCAACGTCGAGACTTTATGACTGAGGATATTTTACATTCAATTAGAGAAACAGTACCACTAGCTGCGATCGCACGTCACCAAATTGAAGAGTTAAAACGGTGGGCAGCACAAGCAGGAGCTAGAACTGCTTCTATTGATAGCCAGCTTGTTGAAGAGTTGAAGCAGTTTACCCAGCAACGCGGTATCAGTCCACTGGAAGTTGATTAA
- a CDS encoding DUF1257 domain-containing protein codes for MSHFTTIKVQIKNGEILQGVLQELGHQVEQNTTVRGYQGNKTNAEYVIRQNNGYDLGFRRNGENYELVADFWGAKINQQDFVNSILHKYAHKTLMTTVQEQGFNVEEEEVLEDGTVRVVVGRWV; via the coding sequence ATGTCCCACTTTACTACTATCAAAGTGCAGATTAAAAATGGCGAAATTCTCCAAGGAGTTTTGCAAGAATTAGGGCATCAAGTAGAGCAGAATACAACGGTGCGGGGATATCAAGGTAACAAAACTAATGCTGAATATGTCATCCGTCAGAATAATGGTTATGACTTAGGGTTTAGGCGCAATGGTGAAAATTACGAGTTGGTAGCTGACTTTTGGGGAGCAAAGATTAATCAACAGGATTTTGTTAATTCAATACTCCATAAGTATGCTCATAAGACATTAATGACGACAGTGCAAGAACAAGGTTTTAATGTTGAGGAGGAAGAAGTTTTAGAAGATGGAACTGTAAGAGTAGTTGTAGGTAGGTGGGTTTAG
- a CDS encoding GUN4 domain-containing protein, with protein MANNPNQPQEYDAVLGGATPPPVNDAVLGGLEGVKRRLTSNFPEVRLAALSELVKYGQAGLDLAAPALQNEPYQVQQAIISSWQKAEIKCKSEFIQLQNLLVAEKWEEADKKTSTLMLNICSKQQIGYLTVTDIKEFPCEYLSRIDQLWKAHSHGNFGLSVQRRIWKRIGGSSNPDWHDWCRFGKSVGWYVKDSWLWWNDVTFSLNAPAGHLPRGGALIGWGLGDFQTGCPMLSAISSRLENCNII; from the coding sequence ATGGCAAACAATCCTAATCAGCCTCAAGAATATGATGCGGTTTTAGGTGGGGCAACTCCACCCCCTGTGAATGATGCGGTTTTAGGGGGGCTAGAAGGTGTTAAGCGACGCTTGACAAGTAATTTTCCAGAAGTGCGGTTAGCTGCACTTTCAGAGCTAGTCAAATATGGACAAGCAGGTTTAGATTTAGCGGCTCCTGCTTTGCAGAATGAACCATATCAGGTACAGCAAGCAATTATATCATCCTGGCAGAAAGCAGAAATAAAATGTAAGTCTGAGTTTATTCAGTTGCAAAATTTATTAGTAGCAGAAAAGTGGGAAGAAGCCGATAAAAAAACTTCGACCCTCATGCTGAATATATGTTCCAAACAGCAAATAGGTTATTTAACAGTAACTGATATAAAAGAGTTTCCTTGCGAATACTTATCCAGAATAGATCAACTCTGGAAAGCACACAGCCATGGGAATTTTGGCTTGAGCGTACAAAGGCGTATTTGGAAAAGAATTGGAGGTAGCTCAAATCCAGATTGGCACGATTGGTGTCGTTTTGGTAAGAGCGTAGGATGGTATGTAAAAGACTCTTGGCTGTGGTGGAACGATGTTACCTTTTCCTTAAATGCCCCTGCGGGACATCTGCCTCGAGGAGGTGCGTTAATCGGGTGGGGCTTAGGTGACTTTCAGACAGGTTGTCCTATGTTATCTGCTATTTCCTCAAGATTGGAAAATTGCAACATCATTTAG
- a CDS encoding Hsp70 family protein: MTSVAIDFGTSNTVVCTLDPVTKTPRTLKFDGITRRFEGTQVNVVPTLAFVQGQNSLLFGEIVRSRRLGFSQPQQYFQAFKRDLVAKYQPPARQIEGINYSAEVVSELFLKHVWQQLLQQGIEPTRLIFTVPVGAFELYLDWFRDFAERLNVPQVQLIDESTAAALGYAIQQPGSLVLVIDFGGGTLDLSLVRTIAASGGQQVLRAEVLAKSDDYIGGVDIDAWIVEDYLQRINSSRNAVKEIGWLNLLELAERLKINLSYNNEATESWFDDENFIAHDLKLNRDEFAEILESRQLLEQVRQSLDEVLAIAITKGINKADIQYVLLVGGSCLIPAVQQLIVSYFGRSRVKLGKPFEAVAHGALASSLLVEIEDYLRHGYAIRLWEPYEKRHTYFSLFDQGCKYPCQRSEPLTLQVAKEGQREIRLDIGEIAAVSKAEVNYDINGRMTSSELHKQTDFRSLESHHDAVCIAHLDPPGQLGVDRISVQFEVNQQRVLLATVRDLLTGRVLVEKGAIAKLK; encoded by the coding sequence TTGACATCTGTTGCCATTGATTTCGGCACCAGTAACACGGTTGTCTGTACATTAGATCCAGTTACAAAAACTCCCCGCACTTTAAAATTTGATGGCATCACGCGACGGTTTGAAGGAACCCAAGTAAATGTTGTGCCAACCTTAGCTTTTGTACAAGGGCAGAATAGTTTATTATTTGGAGAAATTGTGCGATCGCGCCGACTAGGATTCTCCCAACCACAACAATACTTTCAAGCCTTTAAACGCGACTTAGTAGCAAAATATCAGCCTCCGGCGCGTCAGATAGAAGGGATAAACTATAGTGCCGAAGTTGTCTCAGAACTGTTTCTCAAGCACGTTTGGCAGCAGTTATTACAACAGGGAATTGAACCCACTCGGCTAATCTTTACAGTTCCTGTGGGTGCGTTTGAGCTATACCTAGATTGGTTTCGGGACTTTGCAGAACGTCTAAATGTCCCCCAAGTCCAGTTAATTGATGAATCCACAGCAGCAGCACTTGGTTATGCAATTCAACAACCAGGATCATTAGTTTTAGTAATTGATTTTGGCGGCGGTACTTTAGATCTAAGTTTAGTGCGTACCATAGCAGCTAGCGGTGGACAGCAAGTATTACGAGCAGAAGTCTTAGCTAAATCTGATGATTATATTGGCGGTGTAGATATTGATGCTTGGATTGTTGAGGATTATTTACAACGAATTAATTCTTCACGGAATGCAGTTAAAGAGATCGGCTGGCTGAATTTATTAGAGTTAGCAGAACGTTTAAAAATTAATTTATCTTATAATAATGAAGCTACGGAAAGTTGGTTTGATGATGAAAATTTTATTGCCCACGATTTAAAATTAAATCGAGATGAATTTGCCGAAATATTAGAATCGCGTCAACTATTAGAACAAGTCAGACAATCTTTAGATGAAGTACTGGCGATCGCAATTACTAAAGGAATCAACAAAGCAGATATTCAATACGTGCTGTTGGTAGGAGGTAGCTGCCTAATTCCCGCCGTACAACAATTAATTGTTTCTTATTTTGGGCGATCTCGCGTTAAGTTAGGTAAACCATTTGAAGCAGTAGCGCATGGAGCGTTAGCATCTAGCTTATTAGTAGAGATAGAAGATTATCTGCGACATGGCTATGCAATTCGCCTTTGGGAACCCTACGAAAAGCGACATACATATTTTTCATTATTTGACCAAGGTTGTAAATATCCCTGCCAACGTTCGGAACCTTTAACACTGCAAGTAGCTAAAGAGGGACAGCGAGAAATTCGTTTAGATATAGGCGAAATTGCTGCTGTATCAAAAGCGGAAGTCAACTATGATATTAATGGCAGAATGACCAGTAGCGAACTGCACAAACAAACTGATTTTCGTTCTTTAGAAAGTCACCATGATGCAGTTTGTATAGCTCATTTAGATCCGCCTGGACAGTTAGGTGTAGACCGAATTTCTGTGCAGTTTGAAGTGAATCAACAACGGGTATTATTAGCAACGGTGCGAGATTTGTTGACTGGGCGAGTGTTGGTGGAGAAAGGTGCGATCGCTAAACTTAAATAA
- a CDS encoding DUF2997 domain-containing protein, which yields MAEYQKVEYRISKDGKITEKVIDATGSNCTQTTETIEKALGEVSSQELLPEYYEDSENLTTSETQSLNQM from the coding sequence ATGGCTGAATATCAAAAAGTTGAATACCGCATTAGCAAAGACGGCAAAATTACGGAAAAAGTTATCGATGCCACTGGCTCAAATTGTACTCAAACCACTGAAACAATTGAAAAAGCATTGGGAGAAGTATCCTCTCAAGAATTGTTACCAGAGTATTACGAAGATTCCGAAAATCTCACAACCAGCGAAACTCAATCCTTAAATCAAATGTAG